The sequence tagatacaTAAGTTGTAAATGATTGAGTTACACTCTTGATGTCATGATGAGGCTGCTAAATGGGGGTAACAGTAAGGTTGTACTAGGAACAGGCAAAGTCTGTTAGATTTTGAAAGGATCTGCCACTGTGTAACAAAATTATGATTCAGCATTAATGAGAAGTTGAAGTAGCTACACCATATAGCTAGAGCTGGGCCAAAGTTTGTACAATGAAGTGGCCTTGAGCTTAAggttagctaactatatagctgtacctttattttattttattttatgatcTTTTATAGCCAGATTGGTTTATGATGATGTACTTCATTATCTTGTAATTTGAGGTTAAAAAACAAGAATTGATTATTGAGGCTTGTTTCTAAAGCTATTTTTGGACCTACTTCACATGACCATTGTAGCTAATAAAGTGTACAATTTTATgtagttttgaccaattttggTCTTTCAGTTTCCAGTTTcaatttcagttttcaattttcactgtttccaatgtcccagaGCAATCACCCCAATAGACTgtactatgtactgtataaatattCTGAAATCATTGTATAATCAAtgaatatttttttttgtaaaacaaCTCACTGATTTTGCCATATAGCAAGAAATTTTTTGAGGGATGAAATTTTCACGAATTTTGTGAGCAATGATAGCTTGTAATTGTGAAATGTTTGAGGTTATTTATTACCTAACCAAAATCGTTTACTAGACTTTCGTGAATTAAAGTAATTCTGAATATAGAATTTTACACTGTTTCACGAAGTTTCATCACTCAAAAATTTCTGGCTATACAGTAGTTGTCTTCTGTAGTTGCTGAGTGTATATCCAAGATTTGGTAATGGTAAAAGTTAAAGGTGTATGCATGCCCAACAAATAATACAAGTACATACAAACATCAAAGATATTTATACGTACACTATGCTGAGCAGCTGatacaatatatacatacatacaatgggACCTCATGCAGACATTTGAACCTCCTGAGGGTTTACCTGATACCTGAAATGTTTGTGTCTGTAAAGTTGTGTCTGTAAAGTTGTGTGCAATTAATAAAAAGGAACAAATTTTCAATGAGCTACTTTTAAAATTCAGAGTTCAGATACATGCATTAAAAGTGTTAGTTAATGAGCTGCTAACCCTGTGTACATAGATACGTATGTGCATATATAAAACATAAGGACGCCAGCATATTTTAGTTGCATAGTTAAGGTTCCACAGTAGCTCTAGTGCATAACACATTGGTTGGTCCCATAGGGTTCATTACACCATTACACATCATAGAGAAATAATATAAGCTGTGTATTACACATACGTTGTAACTGAATCATCATAGATGTTTAATTTCAATGGAGCAGTGTCTGGTTTAATGAGCACAGCTTCGTAACGTTCTTGAATTCTTCTTTTACACCCATACCGTATTAGCAGTAGAGTGAGCACGGTGATACAGATGACTGCAACGAGTGATGTTATCACTATACCAACTACATGTCCATCATCAGGATCACCAAATTGAACTGTGGTAGGTGATGATGACGCTAATGTTGCTTCTAATTGGAAAATGATTGAATGAatcacacacacgcgcacgcacgCATACGGACACACGCAtgcgcgcatgcacacacacacacacagaggtaaAAATCATGTCTCTAACTTGTACAAGGCTAACTACTTTTGGACGCAGCTTAATCTATATACCAAATGTTCCAATTTTGTTTTGTTATTTTAATAAGGCTTATAATCAACACAATTGGCATTTGCCAAAATGTTGTTAGCTAAAACCTAGTGAGTCGAATGATCACCAAATTTTTCTTCTGTGTACCTGTATGTGCATGTACGGTACATGTTGTTGTGATTGAATACTACCAATATAATGAACAATCTTCTTGCCAAATGGTCTACTCAATAGTGAGGTGCACTGTAACATATAAATTATGTACATGCTCATAAATATGAAACCAAACAGCTTTTTTTTGTATGCATGCTACACTGAGAAATGCTTTTGGCATAagaaatgcatacatacagtactattatgCAATACTGAAATCACAATAGTAATacaattatcaagacacatggtagtgtgttgtgcggcccaagaagccggcgcacaacacccatgagtatattgacaggaagaatgaaaacgcaattttcgcacctccgtagctctgtgctgccttgatgaaacacaacacttttgctgtggacacacccGCTAACTTCAGtatcccacataccaaatttgagcaaaatcgcctcaggcattcccgagatatgcaacttcataaattggcttagtttcttctctttttttcttattatttttcttcctctttttgcacacttacaaaaactgctataaaacgcgaacgctatatcggattgccttgaaattttgcacacagaaggggggtataacggtgcatctcggtaccaactttggctggaatacaataaataggcaaagagttattagcgattattcacgaaaaataacatcaatatgttgtcacgcctacagggtaaaccgcttatgggaagaagctgaaaatcggtgggtgaataggttaactattgaacctcaaaccttttgtggtttgaaagaaatcgagctaaaaaccaggaagatacaacaaaaaaaaacaacagtgtgtaacaattatgcaatcgagattagctaataaaaaactactacttgtcacgcctaccagaaaaaccgcttggggtaatgctttgaaaattgctgtacagatggagtaatcatcttagaaaggctgttcagtggtgtagaagaatcagacatgGGCTTCAAAAGCATTTACCAGAAGTTTTTAAactttatgctgaccttccaggttatcttgCCAGTGTCAGCCCTCCTAGCACTATCCCCACCGAACTTTCTACCTCccttagcagacctgacttggtCTTGGTTTCTAAGGATTCCATCTACCTATTTGAGCTGACCGTTcccactaatacccagcaacacttATTGGCTGCATTGGCTGCAAGAGCTTGGAAGGAAGATAGATATGGCTCTTTACTGTATGATCTTCAATGCACTGGATTAGTTGTTGGTCTCATTTCTATCGAGATAGGATGTCTGGGTCACTTTATGCCAGAAACACTTGCTCAAGTGGCTACTGCTTGTTGTGTGTCAAAGAAAACTGTCTGGtcactgtttgagcaggctgctcgtaTTGCAACTCCTGCTATTACAGAATTTTCATTTCTAGAGCTTCCCCTAAGTGGGGTCTATTGGACTTCCTGACCTGAACCTTGTTACTTTGTAgttataattttgtactgtaagttaagtaatgtaagtcttgccagggctcctgcactgatcactcTGGCTATCAGTGTACGTAACCCTGAGTCTAGGCCGCTGTTTGTATACTATATTGTCTTAATGATCAATAAGatgttatcatcatcattaaagccacggagttataacacgaaatccaacttggcgtagcaagtgcaagatcgagatactctaatagagcagtcatcctaatagagcactaaccctgaagagaatttaagagatcagctagaaacaagtaacctgtatagagatcagctagaaacaaatcaccctgtagagagttcagtaacaaacaattcactctgtagatagatcagctagaagaagttatcttgtagggagttcaactacagaaagagatagttcagctagaataagtcaccttgtagagagttcagctacaaacaattcaccctgtacagagatcagctagaagaagttaccttgtagagagttcagctacaaacaaataaccctgtagaaagatcagctagaagaagtcaccttgtagagagttcagttacaaagaaaccaccatgtagagagttcagctacaaactagtgaccctgtagagacatcagctagaagaagttaccctcaagagagttcagctacaaagaaactatcatgtagagagttcaactacaaacaagtgaccctgtagagacatcagctagaagaagtaaccttgtagagtgttcagttacaaagaaaccaccatgtagataattctgtaataaatatacgcATTATATgtgtaatttgtacatttactgattagaaatatttaaagtgtttaacatctgcttcatcttttcttctttctgtggtaaagaaaaaatataggtttaaaaagtcccaaagctggtcctaggccggctttggggtatacaaatacaaaacgaagtgaaatctaatccaaaacagccaagctgtaaaaaagagtgcggccctcaaaaaggctatggtgaaaaaagatgtgaaatccaaggtggcagccaagaaatggctgtgatggtaggttaatggtaaaaattttaataaagaaaattcaggtaaattttgtgccaagaccaagcagtaCCAAAATTCACTGGAATTGTCGttactaaaatttttaccattaacttaccatcacagccatttcttggccgctaccttggatttcacatcttttttcactatagcctttttgagggccgcactccttttttacagcttggctgttttggattaggtaTTAGTAATCAATTATATACTTACTGTATTCTTGAAAGTCTTCTGCAAACAGTTCTTCTATAAAAAAGAAACAGTATGCCACTTATGCAGTATGTACCTTACACATAGCTCCTCTTTCACACAATTTCTGTATCCATATACACCGTACATTTACATACATGTGagtaaatgcacacacacacacaaacacacacacacacacacaaacacacagattGTTTATGCACGTACACCCTAACACTTGGTAGTAAAACATGTGTTAATTAAATTCAATGCATCACCATGCAGTAACCAATTTTACATGCTATTAACAGGCATGATGTATTTTATGGACaactaatacacacacacacacacatatgcatgcacaaacaCGACACACACATACCTAGCTTGTCAAGTGCAAAACAATTTGAGGAAAAATTTGTTGTTCTGAGGTACACAGATGGATGCCTACAATCAAGACTGCCCAGATCTCGTGACAGTGAATTATTGATCTTCAAAACAAGCCGAAACTCATCTGGACAAAAATACTCTCTTATAGCATCAATCAGTTCACAATTGTCCATACAGGCTGGCTCAGGAAGGGAATTAGAACAAGGAACAAATGCAAAATAACATGCAGAAAATGATAATGTTGCTCTGCAGCGGTCGTCAGTGAATAAAACATTTTCCAGAAGCTCTTTTAGGTCTTTGAAATCTTGCACTCTTGATGACGGTGGAAAAAACTTAGTATTCCTCAGTATATCAGCACATCCTGATGGAGTACcattgacacacctacaaataGAGGAGATAATAATAAGTCATatgaatgcatgcacacatgcatgcacgcactcacccacacacacactttacaacCGCACACGCCTCTTCACCGTTTGTCTGGAGATATCCCAACCTTTCATGGGagcatttatttattactgagTAACCCATATTCACAAGTTTCAAATTTAGGTCAGGTAATAGGTCCCGGACAGTCCACAGACAATAGCAGGGACCCGAGCCAAGTACCTGGTTCAGTTATGTCCAAATGCAATTGCATTAGAATAACATAGGGTGCAagcatgatgtgtgcattgttgTTGAACTATAGCAAGGGCCCCTTTATAGAGGATATGTGCTAACTTACGATTGAAATAAAAACATGATGTTTAATCCTTACGTCATGACAGTACACAAATAAATTGTAGGTATGGCATAGAAAGTGTGAATTGCAAAAGGTAGACCAGTTACAAGAGTTTCTCCAGAGAGATAGATTCCTTTACATGTATAACAGCGTCACTGAAAGGAGGAGCCCCTTCCATAGTACATGTGGCAAGTTATAGTCCGAGCTGCATTTGCTACccgtacttttgtatgggactcaCGATAGTCATTCACCATCAAAAATTCTTGGGCACACCACtaatattatattgatcatttttttgttcaataataataataataatttgcgCATATCCTCTATTCCATCACATCATGGTCAGTGACTACCTTggacacaagcacacacacacattatctGGTGTGTTTAACAGAGCCAAGACTTAAGCATAGGAGATCCCAGATATACACAAGTTTAGAAAAAAGTATGATGAAAGTTTATTAGAAAATTTtaccacatatatatatatatatatatatcttttaTGCCTGCATGAAAAAGAAACACATggcagggttactaaattcctATTAATCTGTGGTCTAGCCTGTGGTAATTGTTTACCACATTCATCAAACAAAAATCAGCAAAGCCAAAAATGAAACATTACTGTTaacttactttctggacaagataAACGTCACTGGTACTTGATCACTGTGTGGTACTGACACAATAAATAAAACCAATGCTAGCACTCGCAGTTTGTCACTTTCTCTCGTTCTTTCTCTATCTGCTTTCGAAATTTTGTAATTGTTAGGCGCATCTGCTTAAATCAATTTCACAGAAAGTTAATAATTAACATACTTTAAGTGTATGTGCCTAATGAAAGAACCTCATTGTGAGCATTATGCCTTGGTGTGATTTACAGTCACCACACATATCAATGTTTTTGGAGTCAACAAATTCATTGTATGGAGCACAAGTTCCAGAAGACTATTTTGCTTGGTAAGCATAGTGAAAGGGTTATTGCTGGCCATGTACCACAAAAGTTATGCCATGTACCACTAACAGACCTCTAGCAATTGCCATTTAGTCCCTAGTATAGCTGAACTTCGTGTTGGAGTTTCGTGGTTGTTCACATGCACTTATCAACCATGACTAAGTACAAGAAATGAGCATGCATGCACTTAAAAacaaagcctgcagctgcaaCATGATGGCCTACCCATTAAAAAGCTatatgaaacaaattgttttttTCAGACAAAATAACtgtgaaaatgctattttcaagggTTTTATTGAAGTTTTACATTAATTCTTTTACACACAGTTCTGTAGTAccatgtacaaggatcatcctgatgtgcaTTATTTCTTTATCAAAGCAAAAGTTATAatgaagttttaattggttACAGGTGAACATAAAATCATTGGAATATCAGTATCAATGTACCAAACAACAAGTTACCTCTGCAATTTGATCAACATAGCAAGGATAATTGCTTGATTTATGTATATACAGAGAGATTTAAATCATTTTGTAAAACTCCATCATTCAATaatgatacacatcaggatgatccttgtacatgatactacagaactgtgtgtaatggaaatgcaaaactttaataaaacccCTTATTTACTGTCAGGCtgacaaaacaatttgtttcatatGACTTTTTAATGGACCatttgttgcagctgcaggctttgtactggTCTGATCCAGCCTTTAAACTAATAGGATATCGATTGCCTTCCATGTAAATAAATAGCTTTATCAAAAAATAGggttccaaaggactttttcaccttctaaaatcacttagtacatgtgctacaaaccccataagaaatttggtgcttttatcaaaaagtgaaagTTTTTATGGCTTAGCATAGGCGCTGACTATTACTATTTACCCTGGGAATGCATCCTGAGAATGACTTTAATTGTGACAGATCCCCACATGCTGTCAGAAAAAAAtttgaacaaaatcattgtgTTTCCAAGACACGCATTAATTGGCTACTGCCAAATCTGGGCGGTAGAAACGATTTGGTATCtatatttcaccagacccttacttttttgTGAAGGGGCAGACGGCGACAGACtaccagaaaagatgtctgttataGTAGCATGATAGTGTACCTATCCACTAGTGGTATCactttgattttgcctgatgtgcgatttggatcagtttttgtaaaatttggtcacataagACAGGTGTAACAAGAAGGCGTGGcactatattacatcatgtgcAATCCAGATTTATGTAGGGAAAATTGTTTCTGCACAATGCAGTACTGCATCAAGTAATCACTACCCGAAATACAAACCTTGTAGTCATACTTTAGCAATACTTGGGATTTGTTGAAAAAGAATAACGAGGTGACTTTTCTGTACAGGTGGATTATGAATAAAACATTTAAATTACCTCCTAAAAACTTGCTTTAGCATCTGAAAAGTAACTTGGTTTACCGTGCCTGAGTTTATTAATGGTTTTAGTCCTCAAACTACCCATTTTATCGCTGCTTGGTTGAGAAGTACCAATTGACATTGTATTTCTTTTGCCCCACAAAAATGGCTGGgaagctgtctgtggatcaagtcaccgcCTGGACTGGGATTTTTTTCTAcattcagcatagttttcagttacaggtttctgactcTCTGCTTCACAGACTTACTGTTAAcctccttgcaggtccctagagggacaGTTGTccaatgaataaataaataagtaatttGCGTATGCGGCGCATTCttatgaccacacctcttcGTCTAATTTACTTAGTCAATTTCTTAGAAGCTGAATAAATCTCTAAATACACTACATAAATTAGTAAGGACCAAGTGGTAAAAGGCCTACGAACGAGACGTGTACGAATCTCATTACAAATAGGACAATATATCGCGCCTACGGcacgccccccccccccccccccatcccaAACAAAAACAACGTCACAAATGATTTGTACAAACGACAGGCACATACGACTTCTTACTCAGTTTGCACTTGAAATATCGTAGCTAATATGAACAAACTTAGCAGTAGCACACGAGAGTTATAGGCCACCGACGTCCTCGTTAACACCATGGCTCCTCAAACAACACGCAAAATTAATACCGCCGCGTATACCACAATCGAATTGGCTAATACTGTGTTGAGTGTGGAGCGTTATGTTTAACCACTGCCATTCCTTCTACACAGTATTAAGTATTCATTGCGTTGATGATCATGATAAAATTGATGATGTAGTAGCTATCCCAGTAGCTTTCTACCGTGTGTCTACCTTGATTCGTGGGGCCATGGCCCAAGTAGGCCAGCGGCTGGGTGGGTCAGGAGCATGGGACATGGCCCACCAGCCTGGAGATGCTTCTATGATCGAGATGCTCCATTAGAACAGTCATGTATTCTATTAAAGCAGTCAGGCGCTGGTCTGCTAGCTTTGGATTAGCCAACAAATATAATATATCCGACACTGTGTAGTGACCTAAGGAAGTTTTTTGAATGCTTGGATGCCAGTAAAGCAGCTGGGATTGATATCCTTGGTCCTCTTTTGTTCATTCTTTGCATCAATGATTGATTTTCCTTCACTAtttttatttgctgatgacaccaagTGCATACGTGCAGCTAAGACTACTGAAGACTTCAGCATTATAAATAGGACCTTAACATAGCCAGCAACTGGTCAGTGTTGTCATTTAACTGCTCCAAATGTGCTGTTTTACACTTTTGGTGCAACAATAATAGTACAGCTCAGAACttccacaacaacaacaacattgaaTCGAGAAAATTGATTAAAGACCTTGGGATCATGATAACTACTGACCTCTCTTGGTTTGCTCATTGTTGCAGGGCTTACAAACAGCTAGGCTTAATTCCTTGTAGTTTTACAACTAACTGTATCTTGATAAAGAAACAATTATATATTTCCTTGGTGCGCTCTCAACTTATGTACTGCTCCCAAATCTGGTGACCCTACTTTGTTCAAGACATCCAGCTTTTGGACAGGGTTCAGCGGAGAGCCGCAAAGTACATTCTTAATGATTATACTTCATCCTATAGAGCTAGACTATTAAAGCTGTCGATGCTCCCCCTCATATAAGTTTACCTATGAACTAAATGAcctgttatttttcattaaatCCATCAAGAATCACTTTGACACCTCCAAGTGGGTCCATTTAAACAGCAACAGTTCTGCTAGATCATCATCTCATTCCAAGCTAATTCATAATTATCGAAATACAACTCTCTcgccacttttattttaaccgtcTGCCACGCTTATGGAATGTACTGCCACCTTTAAATCTTTAGCAACACTGAAGAGACAGTTGAACAATATCTCCTGGTCCATCTTCACTCAAACTTTTGATgacaataattactgtacttatCATGTTGTATGTCCTAGCTTGCCACAAGTGTAGTTCTACCCAAATTATGCATACCCCTTTGTTaatagtagtgaacatcactacaaaattagcagtgaacatcactacaaaattagcagtgaacatcactacaaaattagcAGTGAACATCATgatcactacacaaaaaatagtgagtattgtggcagacattagtagcaatcttcactacatttagtagtgaccttcactagtttttTTTTACCATAAAAGAGCTCATAAAAGAGCTTTATGTTTCAACTGCTACTTTACCTAAAGTGCACTAGATTTGTTATTTTAAGAGATAAATTTGCTGGTACCACCAGATTCCTGGATTTACAGCTTCCTAAACATAACATAAAATATTAACTAGTAAGACTGGCCAGCCCAATTTATTGAAGTGAGCTAGGCTAAGCCCTGATTCATGCATGGACCATGATAAGTGAGGTAGGTAAAAACTGTAGTACTAACCACTGTAGTATATACTGTGGTTAGTTTCGTGATGTAGCCTCAGGGAATCACAGAGAACAGTGGCATATCTAAAACACAGAAAAACAGCTACCAGACACAGTgcatagtagctatatatatctTCATCCTAGGAAACTATTTGGCTACACAGCTCAACATACCTCACCGTATATATAACTAACTACACGTTGAATCTTATACCATAATCTTTAGTTATAGCTATTGGAATTTAATTTTCAAGTGATGAATCTACAGTATATGGGGTGAGACAATATTtcagtatagctataatattcttaAATATCAGTTGCCCCATGCATGCACGGTGGGATAAAGTGTAGTCCGATAATTTTGGATCATCGGGCCAGCTAACTATAAGGAGTCCAAATATTCAACAAATTTGACATAATTTATCTGCATGGATGATCCATGCAAAATAATAAAGGAATAACTGCTTTGATGTAAAGGTTCTCAGTGCATGCAGTTACAGCTACACGTCATGAGCGATTTAGCCACATGATACGCATAGTGCACAGATGATGATGATAGAGAAATAACAATTCAGTAATATCACCATGTTCCTTGGTCACCCGATAGCTACCACAAAAATATGCATAGTATTATGTCAGTACTGACATACTGACAAATACTTTTTAAAGcttacttgtgtgtgtgtttgtctggACTAGCTATACTGATGCTTTTATAATATTTACTATAGctaaatataatatgtataataCTGACAGCATTCAAATCTATTCATCACAGCTAGTGAAACCCTCAAACTCATGCATCTATAATCAGGTCTAGCTGGTTTTTAAAATAGTTTAACCAGTGTATGCCTCTAGATTTAAGTTAAAGACATTGTAACAAAGCTTTTAACTGTACATATTAAAATGCAGAAGTGCAT comes from Dysidea avara chromosome 4, odDysAvar1.4, whole genome shotgun sequence and encodes:
- the LOC136253443 gene encoding uncharacterized protein — translated: MVLTRTSVAYNSRVLLLSLFILATIFQVQTECVNGTPSGCADILRNTKFFPPSSRVQDFKDLKELLENVLFTDDRCRATLSFSACYFAFVPCSNSLPEPACMDNCELIDAIREYFCPDEFRLVLKINNSLSRDLGSLDCRHPSVYLRTTNFSSNCFALDKLEELFAEDFQEYKATLASSSPTTVQFGDPDDGHVVGIVITSLVAVICITVLTLLLIRYGCKRRIQERYEAVLIKPDTAPLKLNIYDDSVTTTTSDYTDVGTETDSMML